From one Mya arenaria isolate MELC-2E11 chromosome 4, ASM2691426v1 genomic stretch:
- the LOC128230010 gene encoding low molecular weight phosphotyrosine protein phosphatase-like isoform X1 has protein sequence MSEKKKSVLFICLGNICRSPMAEGVFLNMLKEKKLTGQWEVDSAALGSWHVGNGPDSRTMKTLEKHGLIDYKHRARTLCDEDYTKYDVIFGMDDDNMSELAERKPKKSTTRLEMLGEYDPEGERVIRDPYYDTRGDMSGFEKVYEQCVRCCKAFLDKS, from the exons atgtcagaaaaaaagaagtcagtgctttttatatgtttag gaaATATTTGTAGATCTCCAATGGCGGAAGGGGTGTTTCTTAACATGCTTAAAGAGAAGAAATTAACTGGCCAG TGGGAGGTTGATAGCGCTGCTCTCGGTTCCTGGCATGTTGGGAACGGCCCGGACAGTCGGACCATGAAAACCCTGGAGAAACATGGGCTCATCGATTATAAACACAGGGCTAGGACG CTCTGTGATGAGGATTATACGAAATACGACGTCATATTCGGAATGGATGATGATAACATGAG TGAACTTGCAGAACGTAAGCCTAAGAAGAGCACAACACGGCTGGAAATGCTTGGGGAATACGACCCAGAGGGGGAAAGAGTCATTAGGGATCCCTACTAT GACACACGTGGAGACATGTCTGGTTTCGAGAAGGTTTACGAGCAGTGTGTGAGATGCTGTAAGGCCTTTCTCGACAAATCTTAA
- the LOC128230010 gene encoding low molecular weight phosphotyrosine protein phosphatase-like isoform X2, translated as MAEGVFLNMLKEKKLTGQWEVDSAALGSWHVGNGPDSRTMKTLEKHGLIDYKHRARTLCDEDYTKYDVIFGMDDDNMSELAERKPKKSTTRLEMLGEYDPEGERVIRDPYYDTRGDMSGFEKVYEQCVRCCKAFLDKS; from the exons ATGGCGGAAGGGGTGTTTCTTAACATGCTTAAAGAGAAGAAATTAACTGGCCAG TGGGAGGTTGATAGCGCTGCTCTCGGTTCCTGGCATGTTGGGAACGGCCCGGACAGTCGGACCATGAAAACCCTGGAGAAACATGGGCTCATCGATTATAAACACAGGGCTAGGACG CTCTGTGATGAGGATTATACGAAATACGACGTCATATTCGGAATGGATGATGATAACATGAG TGAACTTGCAGAACGTAAGCCTAAGAAGAGCACAACACGGCTGGAAATGCTTGGGGAATACGACCCAGAGGGGGAAAGAGTCATTAGGGATCCCTACTAT GACACACGTGGAGACATGTCTGGTTTCGAGAAGGTTTACGAGCAGTGTGTGAGATGCTGTAAGGCCTTTCTCGACAAATCTTAA
- the LOC128230011 gene encoding uncharacterized protein LOC128230011: MGTLHKERKANSVVPRVLLVTLVIIQLYHTMADKQTDKQDTAKHNRRKRQAGDLVLMGYKAQKALKGTTRPSDFFSMIGKKWAVPSGLDGLANNDEWLRSNNVGGGLYIEPEEYMDSW; encoded by the exons aaagaAAAGCGAATTCTGTAGTTCCGAGAGTCCTCCTTGTAACCCTAGTGATAATACAATTGTACCACACCATGGctgacaaacagacagacaaacaagaCACAGCAAAACACAACAG ACGAAAGCGCCAGGCGGGCGACCTGGTGTTGATGGGCTACAAGGCACAGAAGGCACTCAAAGGAACCACTCGGCCCTCGGACTTCTTTTCAATGAT TGGCAAGAAATGGGCCGTACCGTCCGGACTAGACGGCCTGGCCAACAATGACGAGTGGTTGCGGTCGAACAATGTGGGGGGCGGATTGTACATCGAGCCCGAAGAGTATATGGACTCTTGGTGA